The Duganella sp. BuS-21 sequence AGCTCGCCGCTGCGCAGGCGCTCCACCAGCACTTTGCTGGTCGACATCGTCACCGCCACATGCACGCGCGCGTGGCGCCCCTTGAGCAGATTGATCGCCTTCGGCACCAGGCCGGTGGCCGGCGCCAGCACGGTGCCGATGCCCACACGGCCGCGCAGGCCGGACAGCAGCTCCATCACTTCCTGGTGCGCCGCGTCCATCTCCGCCAGCGCCGCGCCGGCGCGCCGGATCAGCACCTTGCCATACCAGGTCGGCGACACGCCGCGCGACAGACGCTCGAACAGCTGCACGCCCAGGGCGTGTTCCAGCTCGCCCAGTAATTTGGACGCACCGGGTTGCGTCAGGTTGGCTGCTTGCGCCGCGTGGGCGATCGAACCATGACGGCCGAGTTCAACCAGCAAGACCAGGTGACGGGTTTTCAGGTGGGAGCGTACAAAGCGGTCCGAGCGGGAGTCAGTCATATAGATGAGTGGTTTGATCGCCCATCATAAAGGCGAGCCGTACCAGCGTCAATCACCGCACCACGCGGGACGCGCAGGTGGAAGCGCTCCCGCTGTCCTTGAACAGGCTGTCGGCCAGCCCCGGCGCCAAGCCGTTGAGCAGGTCCGGCGGCAGCCCGTACAGGCCGCCCTGCGCACCGAGCACCAGCAGTTGGTCGAGCCTACGGCCGCCGAACGCCACGCTGGCCGCCGGCTCGCGCGCCAGGGCGATCTGCTGCAGGACCTGGCCGTCGACGTCGTACTGCACCAGCACGCCGCCCTGCACACTCCACAGATTGCCCGCACTATCGAAGATGGCGGCGCCGGCGCCGGCGCCGCGCTCCATCAAATCTGAAAACGGTTTCACGCCGCTGACCTTGGCGCGTTCGGCGTCGTAGTCGCACTGCATGATGGTGCCGCGCGCGGCGTCGGCAAACACCATGCGGCGGCCGTCCGGGCTGAAGGCGATGCTGGCGGCGGTGACTACCGCGGGCAAGGCCAGCCGGCGCAGGCCGTAGCGCTGGGAATACTGGTAGAAGCTGCCGATGGGGCGCCGGTCTTGCGCCGTATTGGCGGTGCCGAAAACGAAATTGCCGTCGCGGTCGACGCAGCCGTCGCTGATGCTGGTGCGCGGTTCGGCGGCGTCGATGGTGATCAGCACTTGCGCCTGCAACGGCCGACTCGGCTGGCCCGGTGCCGGCAGCTCCACCATGCCCAGGCGCTTGCCGAGGCCCAGCAGAATCCGGCCGGAACTACAAAACGCCATCACGCGTGCGGTTTCCAACATTCGCAGCCCGCTTGGCATCGCCGGTGGCGCCGGCCAGGCGTAGAGTTGGCCGCCTATGGGATCTGGCCACCGCCAACATTGCCGTAAGGCATCCCAGCGCAGCGCGCAGCCTGCCTGCCCGACCCGCAACAACATGATGCCGGGCGTGGAAGCGACGGTGGTGCTGGTGGAATTCATACGGTTCTCGGAGACGATTTTTGACAGATCCCAGTCTAAGCGAGCGCCAACGGGCACAGCTATGAATAAACCGCGTCCATCCATGCCGATATCGGATAGCACAAGACCGTCATTCCCGCGCAGGCGGGAATCCATAGGGTGCCGACCATTTAACTCAATATGGGTTCCCGCCTACGCGGGAACGACGCGGTTTAAGCTATCCGATAATGATATGGGTCGTTACGAATTAATCATATTTCCTGTCTAACCACCCGCTTTAGACTGAGCGCTGTTCCGATCCATTCCCTGACCCGATCCTATGAAAATCATCAAACTGACGACCTACCGTGTTCCACCGCGCTGGATGCTGCTCAAAATCGAAACCGATGAAGGCGTCGTCGGCTGGGGCGAGCCGGTCATCGAAGGCCGCGCCCGCACCGTGGAGACGGCCGTGCAGGAAATGGAGCCGTACCTGATCGGCCAGGACCCGGCCCGCATCAACGACCTGTGGCAGACCATGTACCGCGCCGGCTTCTATCGCGGCGGCGCCATCCTGATGAGCGCCATCGCCGGCATCGACCAGGCGCTGTGGGACATCAAGGGCAAGGTACTGGGCAAGCCTGTGTACGAACTGCTGGGCGGCCTGGTGCGCGACCGCATGAAGATGTACAGCTGGGTGGGCGGCGATCGTCCGTCCGACATCATCGAACAAATCCGCACGCTGCAAAAAGGCGGCTTCGATACCTTCAAGATGAACGGCACCGAGGAACTCGGCATGCTGGACACGTCGGCCAAGGTCGATGAAGCGGTGCGCCGCGTGGCCGAGATCCGCGCAGCCTTCGGCACCACCATTGAATTCGGCCTGGACTTCCACGGCCGCGTGGCCGCGCCGATGGCCAAGACCCTGCTGCGCGAACTGGAACAGTTCCGCCCACTGTTCGTGGAAGAACCGGTGCTGGCCGAGCAGGCCGAATACTACCCGCGCCTGGCCGAGATGACCTCCATCCCGCTGGCGGCCGGTGAGCGCATGTACTCGCGCTTCGAATTCAAGAACGTGTTCGCGGCCGGTGGCCTGTCGATCGTGCAGCCAGACCTGTCGCACGCCGGCGGCATCACCGAGTGTTTGAAGATCGCCTCGATGGCCGAAGCCTACGACATCACACTGGCGCCGCATTGCCCGCTGGGACCTGTCGCACTGGCGGCCTGCCTGGCGGTGGACTTCGTGTCGTACAACGCCGTGCTGCAGGAGCAGAGCATGGGCATCCACTACAACAAGGGCGGCGAGCTGCTGGACTACGTGATCAACAAGGAAGACTTCAAGATCGTCGACGGCTACTGCAA is a genomic window containing:
- a CDS encoding SMP-30/gluconolactonase/LRE family protein; the protein is MNSTSTTVASTPGIMLLRVGQAGCALRWDALRQCWRWPDPIGGQLYAWPAPPAMPSGLRMLETARVMAFCSSGRILLGLGKRLGMVELPAPGQPSRPLQAQVLITIDAAEPRTSISDGCVDRDGNFVFGTANTAQDRRPIGSFYQYSQRYGLRRLALPAVVTAASIAFSPDGRRMVFADAARGTIMQCDYDAERAKVSGVKPFSDLMERGAGAGAAIFDSAGNLWSVQGGVLVQYDVDGQVLQQIALAREPAASVAFGGRRLDQLLVLGAQGGLYGLPPDLLNGLAPGLADSLFKDSGSASTCASRVVR
- the dgoD gene encoding galactonate dehydratase, whose protein sequence is MKIIKLTTYRVPPRWMLLKIETDEGVVGWGEPVIEGRARTVETAVQEMEPYLIGQDPARINDLWQTMYRAGFYRGGAILMSAIAGIDQALWDIKGKVLGKPVYELLGGLVRDRMKMYSWVGGDRPSDIIEQIRTLQKGGFDTFKMNGTEELGMLDTSAKVDEAVRRVAEIRAAFGTTIEFGLDFHGRVAAPMAKTLLRELEQFRPLFVEEPVLAEQAEYYPRLAEMTSIPLAAGERMYSRFEFKNVFAAGGLSIVQPDLSHAGGITECLKIASMAEAYDITLAPHCPLGPVALAACLAVDFVSYNAVLQEQSMGIHYNKGGELLDYVINKEDFKIVDGYCNPLQKPGLGVEVDEERVIEASKNAPDWRNPVWRHADGSVAEW